Proteins encoded together in one Eubalaena glacialis isolate mEubGla1 chromosome 7, mEubGla1.1.hap2.+ XY, whole genome shotgun sequence window:
- the LOC133095148 gene encoding HLA class II histocompatibility antigen, DR alpha chain: protein MAIIGVPIPVFFITVLISLQESWAITEDHVIIQAEFSLVPDQSGEFMFDFDGDEIFHVDLEKKETVWRLEEFGNFASFQAQGALANIAVGKANLDILIKRSNHTPNTNVPPEVTVLSNTPVEQGEPNILICFIDKFSPPAINVTWLQNGKPVTTGVSETVFLPRNDHLFRKFHYLPFVPSTEDVYDCKVEHWGLEEPLLKHWEYEAPTPLPETTENTVCALGLVVALVGIIVGTIFIIKGVRKGNTVEHRGPL from the exons ATGGCCATAATTGGAGTCCCAATACCAGTATTTTTCATCACTGTCCTGATAAGCCTTCAGGAATCATGGGCTATCACAG AGGATCATGTGATCATCCAGGCTGAATTCTCTCTGGTCCCTGACCAATCAGGCGAGTTTATGTTTGACTTTGATGGTGATGAGATTTTCCACGTGGATTTGGAAAAGAAGGAGACAGTGTGGCGGCTTGAAGAATTTGGAAATTTTGCCAGCTTTCAGGCTCAGGGTGCATTGGCCAATATTGCTGTGGGAAAAGCCAACCTGGACATCTTGATAAAGCGCTCCAACCACACCCCAAACACCAATG TACCTCCAGAAGTGACTGTGCTCTCAAACACCCCTGTGGAACAGGGAGAGCCCAACATCCTCATCTGTTTCATCGACAAGTTTTCTCCACCAGCGATCAATGTCACGTGGCTTCAAAATGGCAAACCTGTCACCACAGGAGTGTCAGAGACAGTCTTCCTGCCCAGGAATGACCACCTTTTCCGCAAGTTTCACTACCTCCCCTTCGTGCCCTCAACCGAAGATGTCTATGACTGCAAGGTGGAGCACTGGGGTTTGGAGGAGCCTCTTCTCAAGCACTGGG AGTATGAAGCTCCAACCCCCCTCCCAGAGACCACAGAGAACACGGTGTGTGCCCTGGGCCTGGTTGTGGCTCTGGTGGGCATCATTGTTGGGACCATTTTCATCATCAAGGGCGTGCGCAAAGGCAACACTGTTGAACACCGTGGGCCTCTGTGA